From one Roseovarius indicus genomic stretch:
- a CDS encoding Crp/Fnr family transcriptional regulator, which yields MASAEHSPLTRKLSAFVALSEVELAVLERLHQRRRSFVAGRDMVHQGQSAQAAYILSSGWVCSYKLQADGTRQIVDFQVPGDFLGLRSVLLRTSDHSFEPIVDIEAAEVLASDLLGTFARTPRLATAILWAASRDEAMVVEHLVGIGRRDADARMAHFLLELKSRLALVGIGSKEGFDCPLTQYHLADTLGLSAVHVNRVLRQLRESGLVTFRDGRVTFHDYGGLVELAEFDPAYLDQTAGPLLK from the coding sequence ATGGCATCAGCAGAACACAGCCCTTTGACCCGCAAGCTCTCGGCCTTCGTCGCTCTGTCGGAGGTCGAACTGGCCGTGCTTGAGCGACTGCACCAGCGTCGCCGCTCCTTCGTCGCGGGACGTGATATGGTGCATCAGGGCCAATCGGCCCAGGCCGCATACATTCTGTCGTCGGGTTGGGTCTGCTCCTACAAGCTGCAGGCCGACGGGACCCGGCAGATCGTCGATTTCCAGGTGCCGGGGGATTTTCTGGGACTGCGCAGCGTCCTGTTGCGCACGTCGGATCACAGCTTCGAACCTATCGTGGACATCGAGGCCGCCGAAGTGCTGGCGAGCGATCTTCTCGGTACCTTCGCACGGACGCCGCGTCTTGCGACGGCCATCCTCTGGGCGGCGTCGCGTGACGAGGCGATGGTCGTGGAGCATCTCGTCGGGATCGGTCGACGTGATGCGGACGCCCGCATGGCGCATTTCTTGCTGGAACTGAAATCGAGGCTTGCGCTGGTCGGCATAGGCAGCAAGGAAGGGTTCGATTGCCCGCTCACGCAGTATCACCTCGCCGATACGCTGGGGTTGAGCGCGGTCCATGTGAACCGCGTCCTACGGCAGCTTCGCGAGAGTGGTTTGGTGACCTTTCGGGACGGCCGCGTGACGTTTCACGACTATGGCGGGCTGGTGGAACTTGCCGAGTTCGATCCGGCATATCTGGATCAGACCGCCGGGCCGCTCCTGAAATGA
- a CDS encoding co-chaperone GroES, with product MSFTPLHDRVLVRRIEGDETTKGGLIIPDTAKEKPQEGEVVSVGAGGRREDDERIPMDVKAGDRILFGKWSGLEIKLDGEDLLIMKESDILGVIA from the coding sequence ATGTCATTCACTCCCCTCCACGACCGGGTGCTCGTTCGCCGCATTGAAGGCGACGAGACGACCAAGGGCGGCCTCATCATTCCCGATACTGCCAAGGAGAAGCCTCAAGAAGGCGAAGTTGTCTCCGTTGGTGCGGGGGGAAGGCGCGAGGACGACGAGCGTATCCCGATGGACGTCAAAGCCGGCGACCGGATCCTGTTCGGAAAATGGTCCGGCTTAGAGATCAAACTCGATGGCGAAGACCTTCTGATCATGAAGGAGAGCGACATTCTCGGCGTGATCGCCTGA
- the groL gene encoding chaperonin GroEL (60 kDa chaperone family; promotes refolding of misfolded polypeptides especially under stressful conditions; forms two stacked rings of heptamers to form a barrel-shaped 14mer; ends can be capped by GroES; misfolded proteins enter the barrel where they are refolded when GroES binds) produces MPAKEVRFSTDARDRMLKGIDTLANAVKITLGPKGRNVILDKSWGAPRITKDGVTVAKEIELSDHFENMGAQMVKEVAQRTNDEAGDGTTTATVLAHAIVREGMKSVAAGMNPMDLKRGIDKAVAAVVAEIKTMSRPVGDSEEIAKVGAISANGEAEIGRQIADAMAKVGKEGVITVEENKGLETETEVVEGMQFDRGYLSPYFVTNAQKMVVELDDCVVLLHEKKLTSLISMVPLLEAVIQAEKQLLIVAEDIEGEALATLVVNKLRGGLKVAAVKAPGFGDRRKAMMEDIAVLTGGQVISVEMGTKLENVTMDMLGSARKVTITKDDTTIIDGAGDKGAIAARVTQIRAQIENTTSDYDKEKLQERLAKLAGGIAVIRVGGATEIEVKERKDRIDDALNATRAAVQEGVVPGGGVALVHAGKVLASLKGENGDQDAGIKIVRRAIQAPLRQIAENAGVDGSVVVGKVIENDSRSFGFDAQAEEYVDMLKAGVIDPTKVVRIALENAASIAGLLITTEAMVAQKPKEGGAGNEMSDMGGMGGMM; encoded by the coding sequence ATGCCCGCAAAGGAAGTTCGATTCAGTACCGACGCCCGCGATCGCATGCTTAAAGGCATCGACACGTTGGCCAACGCCGTAAAGATCACCCTCGGCCCCAAGGGCCGAAACGTCATTCTCGATAAATCCTGGGGTGCGCCGCGCATCACCAAGGACGGTGTGACCGTCGCCAAGGAGATCGAGCTGTCGGACCATTTCGAGAATATGGGCGCCCAGATGGTCAAAGAGGTCGCGCAGCGCACGAACGACGAGGCTGGCGACGGAACCACCACGGCAACCGTACTCGCCCATGCGATTGTCCGGGAAGGCATGAAGTCGGTTGCGGCCGGCATGAACCCGATGGATCTCAAGCGCGGGATCGACAAAGCCGTCGCTGCGGTCGTGGCCGAGATCAAGACCATGTCCAGACCGGTCGGCGACAGCGAAGAGATCGCCAAGGTCGGGGCCATCTCGGCCAATGGTGAAGCCGAGATCGGTCGGCAGATTGCCGACGCGATGGCCAAGGTCGGCAAGGAAGGCGTGATCACCGTCGAGGAAAACAAGGGGTTGGAGACTGAAACCGAAGTGGTCGAGGGCATGCAGTTCGACCGCGGCTATCTGAGCCCTTATTTCGTCACGAATGCTCAGAAAATGGTCGTCGAGCTGGATGACTGCGTCGTCCTGCTTCACGAGAAGAAGCTGACCTCTCTCATATCCATGGTGCCGTTGCTGGAGGCTGTGATTCAGGCCGAGAAGCAACTGCTGATCGTGGCCGAGGATATCGAGGGCGAGGCGCTGGCGACGCTGGTCGTCAACAAGCTGCGCGGCGGATTGAAGGTGGCGGCCGTCAAAGCACCAGGCTTCGGGGATCGCCGCAAGGCGATGATGGAAGACATCGCCGTGCTGACGGGCGGTCAGGTGATTTCCGTGGAAATGGGCACCAAGCTGGAGAATGTCACCATGGACATGCTCGGGTCCGCCAGAAAAGTCACGATCACCAAGGATGACACGACCATCATTGACGGTGCCGGCGACAAAGGCGCGATCGCGGCGCGCGTGACGCAGATCCGGGCGCAGATCGAGAACACCACCTCGGACTACGACAAGGAGAAGCTGCAGGAACGGCTGGCCAAGCTTGCCGGCGGCATCGCCGTTATCCGGGTCGGCGGGGCAACCGAGATCGAGGTGAAGGAGCGCAAGGACCGCATCGACGATGCGCTCAATGCCACCCGTGCCGCAGTTCAGGAAGGTGTCGTGCCCGGCGGCGGCGTGGCCCTGGTTCATGCCGGCAAGGTTCTGGCATCGCTGAAGGGCGAGAACGGCGATCAGGATGCCGGCATCAAGATCGTCCGGCGCGCGATCCAGGCACCGCTGCGCCAGATTGCCGAAAATGCCGGGGTCGACGGATCGGTCGTTGTTGGCAAGGTCATCGAGAACGACAGCCGGAGCTTCGGTTTCGACGCGCAAGCCGAGGAGTACGTCGACATGCTGAAGGCCGGCGTTATCGACCCGACGAAAGTCGTTCGGATCGCACTCGAAAACGCCGCGTCCATTGCCGGGCTATTGATCACGACCGAGGCGATGGTCGCGCAAAAACCCAAGGAGGGCGGCGCCGGTAACGAAATGTCCGATATGGGTGGAATGGGCGGAATGATGTGA
- the nhaA gene encoding Na+/H+ antiporter NhaA has product MIDTHQGLPHEAADSITKPFARFLKIEAAAGGLLLLAVLLALGLANSPWQEGFLSFWETPIGLTFGSLDFTRSLRHWINDGLMTLFFFVLSLELKRELVLGELRNPRQAALPFAGALGGMVVPVSLYLALMSGQPGIHGWGTVMATDTAFVIGCLALFGGRIPPTLRLFLLSLAIFDDVGAILVVAFGYGEALNWSALGLGFLGIGIVAGASRLGIRSVPVYFLLGAAVWLCFDASGVHATIAGVILGLMTPTRIWVSDARLREILGRVLAVPAGDRRQGDAASHRDLRQAGRAVTESLSPVERLEMMLHPWVGFAIMPIFALANAGITIQGVDFVQPVSLAIIVGLVLGKPIGVLGFSWFAVRSGLALLAPALSWPFILAGSFLTGIGFTMSLFIAGLAFDSSVLNAAKLGILGGSALSAILGISLLIWLILRMR; this is encoded by the coding sequence GTGATCGATACTCATCAAGGCCTGCCCCACGAGGCAGCAGACAGCATAACGAAACCCTTCGCACGCTTCCTGAAGATCGAAGCGGCAGCTGGTGGACTCCTGCTCCTGGCTGTTCTGCTGGCTTTGGGGCTGGCCAACTCACCTTGGCAAGAAGGCTTTCTGAGCTTCTGGGAAACCCCCATCGGTCTCACATTCGGCTCGTTGGATTTCACCCGCTCTCTGCGGCACTGGATCAACGACGGTCTGATGACCCTTTTCTTCTTCGTGCTTTCTCTGGAACTCAAGCGCGAGTTGGTGCTGGGCGAATTGCGGAACCCTCGACAGGCCGCCCTGCCGTTCGCAGGCGCCTTGGGTGGCATGGTCGTGCCGGTCTCTCTGTATCTTGCGCTGATGTCCGGCCAGCCCGGCATACATGGCTGGGGAACCGTGATGGCAACCGATACGGCCTTCGTGATCGGGTGCCTGGCGCTCTTCGGAGGCCGGATCCCGCCCACCTTGCGATTGTTCCTGCTGTCTCTGGCCATCTTTGATGACGTCGGTGCAATCCTCGTGGTCGCCTTCGGTTACGGTGAGGCGTTAAACTGGTCGGCTCTCGGATTGGGCTTTCTGGGGATTGGTATCGTCGCAGGCGCCTCGCGACTCGGGATAAGAAGCGTACCGGTCTATTTCCTTCTGGGAGCGGCAGTCTGGTTATGCTTCGACGCTTCCGGCGTCCACGCGACTATTGCAGGCGTCATTCTGGGCCTGATGACACCAACGCGCATATGGGTGAGCGATGCCCGCCTGCGTGAGATCCTTGGGCGAGTACTCGCCGTTCCGGCCGGCGATCGTCGACAAGGAGATGCCGCAAGCCACCGCGACCTGCGTCAAGCCGGCAGAGCGGTCACGGAGTCGCTCTCACCAGTCGAACGGCTCGAGATGATGCTGCACCCCTGGGTCGGCTTTGCAATCATGCCGATCTTCGCATTGGCAAATGCCGGCATCACGATTCAGGGTGTCGATTTCGTACAACCGGTCTCGCTGGCGATCATTGTTGGCCTCGTGTTGGGAAAACCGATCGGCGTCCTCGGGTTCAGCTGGTTTGCCGTACGATCCGGCCTGGCGCTACTCGCGCCGGCCTTGTCGTGGCCCTTCATTCTGGCCGGCTCTTTTCTGACGGGGATCGGTTTCACGATGTCGTTGTTCATCGCAGGCCTCGCATTCGACAGTTCCGTCCTGAATGCGGCAAAGTTGGGTATTCTCGGCGGATCGGCGCTCTCGGCGATACTCGGCATCTCGCTTCTGATTTGGCTCATATTGCGAATGAGGTGA
- a CDS encoding ISL3 family transposase: MSSKKHWSPGSDVAVQSVERSERGGWIVSGVLAPNGICPDCGLHSRRRHGWRRRRLQDYPAHGDEVTVDLAICRWRCQAPACPRRTFSDQIASIARPFARRTSRVGEIVTHLGHATGGRPAERLLHRLGLGVSDDTVLRQLKNRAQDSGESPTVIGIDDWSWRKSQTYGTIIVDLERRVVIDILEDRDVVSCTNWLKRHPEVEVISRDRCGLYAQAARQGAPQAKQVADRFHIVQNLRQAIEEQMNLHGRATGRALLSDADNITAAGSLLKSRLAHRTSREEIFATIHALRNQGLSCSEIGRRTGFPRRSIAKWLQFETPPDRRRAALKPTSPWYFEEFLSQSWKEGIRTGSALFRLIRERGYEGSQSHLQRLLAGWRKAEQQGSDSKVEHEILKPVRDPETGHAISPVIAAALCIKPRGKLTPDQARKVDALKAGSPAFATMRSLAMRFNGILRSRQADPLPAWIDNAIETDLAPIVRFARTLNRDFDAVKNAIEMPWSNGQAEGQINRLKTLKRAMYGRAGPELLRARMLPFRHTD, encoded by the coding sequence GTGAGTTCGAAGAAGCACTGGTCGCCCGGGAGCGATGTTGCCGTTCAAAGCGTTGAGCGAAGTGAAAGAGGCGGGTGGATTGTATCTGGCGTCTTGGCTCCCAACGGCATTTGCCCAGACTGTGGATTGCATTCACGCCGACGTCACGGCTGGCGGCGTCGGCGGCTGCAGGATTATCCCGCGCATGGAGACGAGGTAACGGTTGATCTCGCAATTTGCCGTTGGCGATGTCAGGCACCCGCTTGCCCACGCCGGACATTCTCAGACCAAATCGCCTCGATTGCGCGTCCATTTGCACGTCGTACTTCGCGTGTCGGGGAGATTGTCACCCATCTTGGGCATGCGACCGGCGGACGGCCAGCCGAGCGGTTGTTGCATCGTTTGGGCCTTGGAGTCAGCGATGACACGGTGCTTAGGCAGCTGAAGAACCGTGCCCAAGACAGTGGCGAGTCGCCGACAGTCATCGGGATCGACGACTGGAGTTGGCGGAAATCGCAAACCTACGGCACGATCATTGTGGATCTGGAGCGTCGCGTGGTGATCGACATTCTTGAGGATCGAGATGTCGTCAGCTGCACCAACTGGCTGAAGCGACACCCCGAGGTGGAAGTGATCAGCAGAGATCGCTGCGGTCTCTACGCCCAGGCAGCACGGCAAGGGGCACCGCAGGCGAAGCAGGTCGCTGACCGGTTCCATATCGTACAAAACCTGCGGCAGGCCATCGAGGAGCAAATGAACCTTCACGGCCGTGCGACCGGCAGGGCGCTGCTGTCCGACGCCGACAACATCACCGCAGCCGGCAGCCTTCTGAAGTCACGCCTGGCGCATAGGACGTCTCGGGAAGAGATTTTCGCCACCATTCATGCGCTCCGAAATCAGGGGCTTTCATGCAGCGAGATCGGGCGGCGAACAGGGTTCCCGCGTCGCAGCATCGCGAAATGGCTGCAGTTCGAGACACCACCGGACCGCAGGCGGGCCGCTTTGAAGCCGACATCGCCGTGGTACTTTGAAGAGTTCCTGAGCCAAAGCTGGAAGGAGGGCATTCGAACTGGCAGCGCCCTGTTCCGTCTGATCCGAGAGCGCGGTTACGAGGGGAGTCAGTCGCATTTGCAGCGTCTGTTGGCGGGCTGGCGAAAAGCAGAACAGCAAGGGAGCGACTCCAAGGTAGAGCACGAAATCCTTAAGCCAGTCCGGGACCCGGAAACGGGGCACGCGATTTCCCCGGTCATCGCAGCCGCGCTGTGCATCAAACCCCGCGGAAAGCTCACCCCGGATCAAGCGCGGAAAGTCGACGCGCTCAAGGCCGGTTCTCCCGCCTTCGCAACGATGCGAAGTCTCGCCATGCGGTTCAACGGTATCCTGCGCAGCCGCCAAGCAGACCCGCTCCCAGCATGGATCGACAACGCGATCGAAACCGATCTGGCGCCCATCGTGCGCTTTGCCCGCACATTGAACCGGGACTTCGATGCAGTCAAAAACGCCATCGAGATGCCATGGAGCAACGGCCAAGCAGAAGGTCAGATCAATCGCCTGAAGACGCTCAAACGCGCCATGTACGGTCGAGCCGGTCCAGAATTGTTGCGGGCGAGAATGCTACCGTTCCGCCACACAGATTGA
- a CDS encoding ABC transporter permease yields MTASAGMYAIPTRRRQRAGARAERFWAWVEPVLVWSPAGLLLIPLLFLAIGSFTARWDSRGLSGLSLDAYATIWSTAQGEIGFSLFLAIGVSTINLLLGVPLGVRLAQGGRRGQVLVKAIVSMPIVLPPMIVAMGLVLAWPRLIGSWEILMLAHLVWTFPFVVWPVMTAMMALDAPTLAAAARTLGASDWAIFTRVILPNLRNAILLAWSMTFIMSFAEINGSLFLASAGSHPVGVGLLESFLNLEIRVAAAYTVLFLLVLTPVFLLTVRRGA; encoded by the coding sequence ATGACCGCCTCGGCCGGCATGTACGCGATCCCGACCCGGCGACGGCAGCGCGCCGGAGCGCGAGCCGAACGCTTTTGGGCCTGGGTCGAGCCGGTTCTCGTCTGGTCTCCGGCGGGGCTGCTACTGATACCGCTCCTCTTTCTCGCGATTGGGTCGTTCACAGCCCGTTGGGACAGTCGGGGCCTTTCGGGTCTCTCGCTCGACGCCTATGCTACGATCTGGTCAACGGCGCAGGGTGAGATCGGCTTCAGCCTGTTTCTCGCCATCGGTGTGAGCACGATCAATCTTTTGCTCGGGGTGCCGCTTGGTGTGCGCCTCGCGCAGGGCGGGCGGCGCGGGCAGGTTCTGGTCAAGGCCATCGTGAGCATGCCGATAGTGCTGCCGCCGATGATCGTGGCGATGGGTCTGGTCCTTGCCTGGCCGCGCTTGATCGGAAGCTGGGAAATCCTTATGCTGGCTCACCTTGTGTGGACCTTTCCGTTTGTGGTCTGGCCGGTGATGACAGCCATGATGGCACTTGATGCGCCGACACTTGCCGCAGCGGCGCGTACGCTCGGCGCGTCTGATTGGGCGATCTTTACCCGCGTGATCCTGCCCAATCTGCGCAATGCGATCCTGCTGGCCTGGTCGATGACCTTCATCATGTCATTTGCTGAGATCAACGGGTCGCTTTTCCTCGCCTCAGCGGGCAGTCATCCGGTCGGAGTGGGACTGCTCGAAAGTTTTCTCAATCTCGAAATCAGGGTAGCGGCAGCCTATACGGTCCTCTTCCTGCTTGTGCTAACACCGGTTTTTCTTCTGACGGTACGGCGGGGCGCGTAA
- a CDS encoding ABC transporter ATP-binding protein, which produces MTITMNGIEKRFGDKPVLEGIDLVLAPGRVTALIGASGSGKTTLLNIIAGLLEPSAGRILFDGRDVTPLDAAERNIGYVFQSFALFPHLNVRDNVAFGPRMRGMKRAERHERAMTALARVRMDSFADRGVDALSGGQRQRVALARALATEPDILLLDEPLSALDPVLRDDIRSELRALLEPLDITTLIVTHDKADAFVLADRIVMLSGGRILQEGTPRDLYDRPTHIEVAAFFGAVNTLFDAASEGGTGPILRPEDLRLAENAARADLTITVGRQLYLGDRLRVMGLTADGTSVTVDLPKATGLRDGDVLHLNLPPGHRDRAAAPLLSLPGRS; this is translated from the coding sequence ATGACCATCACGATGAACGGGATTGAAAAACGGTTCGGCGACAAACCGGTGCTCGAGGGGATCGACCTGGTTCTCGCGCCAGGGCGTGTGACGGCGCTCATTGGCGCGTCGGGCTCGGGTAAGACGACCTTGCTCAACATCATTGCAGGCTTGCTTGAACCGAGTGCCGGGCGCATCCTCTTTGACGGGCGCGATGTCACGCCGCTTGACGCGGCCGAGCGCAATATCGGCTATGTGTTCCAGAGCTTTGCGTTATTCCCGCATCTGAACGTGCGCGACAATGTGGCCTTCGGGCCGCGTATGCGCGGCATGAAACGTGCCGAGCGTCATGAGCGGGCCATGACGGCGCTTGCCCGCGTGCGGATGGACAGCTTTGCCGATCGCGGTGTCGATGCCCTATCCGGCGGACAGCGTCAACGCGTTGCTCTGGCGCGGGCCCTGGCGACGGAGCCTGATATCCTCTTGCTTGACGAGCCGCTTTCTGCGCTCGATCCGGTCCTGCGCGACGATATCCGCTCCGAATTGCGCGCGCTGCTCGAGCCTCTCGACATCACCACGCTCATCGTCACCCATGACAAGGCCGATGCCTTCGTTCTCGCCGACCGGATCGTCATGCTCTCGGGTGGACGTATCCTGCAGGAGGGCACGCCGCGCGATCTCTATGACCGACCAACCCATATCGAGGTGGCGGCGTTTTTCGGCGCGGTCAACACGCTGTTCGATGCAGCGAGCGAAGGTGGAACCGGGCCTATCCTGCGGCCCGAGGATCTGCGCCTTGCCGAGAACGCCGCGCGCGCCGATCTGACGATCACTGTTGGGCGGCAGCTCTATCTTGGCGATCGGTTACGGGTGATGGGGCTGACGGCGGACGGAACAAGCGTGACCGTCGATCTGCCCAAGGCCACCGGCTTGCGGGATGGCGATGTTCTGCATCTCAACCTGCCGCCGGGCCACCGCGACCGTGCGGCCGCGCCTCTGCTCAGCCTTCCGGGACGGTCATGA
- a CDS encoding extracellular solute-binding protein, with product MKNFLTATCTALTLAITGPVVAEELTVYDLPSKYMNWAGLVEAYEAKTGIRPTLDLKNGSSTALAALKLEAANPIANAAFWSLDIASEAKASGVTAPLKVARFDEIPADLRDPEHYWWGVGTANIVIGVNTDVLERRGLPLPTSWADLLDPKYKGLACSMDPTWSGTASVFMYSMNAILGGTPDDFTTGFNFLKAFQDNGHSYRTEIVAPRLAQGECPITIDAEGNILIERANGAPVDVVVPSEGVAAVPLGMGFAKGAPEPEKAADFLNWVLSDEAQEIIARSYFRPVIASAIPAEMSDAFPEIARQVPVDIPHAAANVGNLKRAFTAAVLQGGDVKAALSEIGLAGS from the coding sequence ATGAAAAACTTTCTTACCGCGACCTGCACCGCGCTGACGCTGGCCATCACCGGCCCTGTCGTCGCCGAAGAACTGACCGTTTATGACCTGCCCAGCAAATACATGAACTGGGCCGGTCTGGTGGAGGCCTATGAGGCCAAGACCGGCATTCGCCCCACGCTCGACCTCAAGAACGGATCGAGCACCGCGCTGGCCGCGCTCAAGCTCGAGGCGGCAAACCCGATCGCCAATGCGGCGTTCTGGTCGCTCGACATCGCCTCTGAGGCCAAGGCTTCCGGCGTCACTGCCCCGCTCAAGGTTGCGCGTTTTGACGAGATCCCCGCAGACCTGCGCGACCCGGAACACTATTGGTGGGGCGTCGGAACCGCCAATATCGTGATCGGCGTGAATACGGACGTCCTGGAACGTCGCGGCCTGCCGCTGCCGACCTCGTGGGCCGATCTGCTCGACCCGAAATACAAGGGGCTTGCCTGTTCGATGGATCCGACCTGGTCGGGCACTGCCTCGGTGTTCATGTATTCGATGAATGCGATCCTGGGCGGCACGCCTGACGATTTCACCACGGGCTTCAACTTTCTCAAGGCGTTCCAAGACAACGGTCACAGCTACCGCACCGAGATCGTGGCACCGCGTCTGGCGCAAGGCGAATGCCCGATCACCATTGATGCCGAGGGCAACATCCTGATCGAAAGGGCCAATGGCGCGCCGGTCGATGTGGTCGTTCCCTCGGAAGGTGTGGCGGCGGTGCCGCTCGGCATGGGGTTTGCCAAAGGTGCCCCCGAACCCGAGAAGGCCGCCGATTTCCTGAACTGGGTGCTGAGCGACGAGGCACAGGAAATCATCGCGCGCTCCTATTTCCGGCCTGTCATCGCCAGTGCGATCCCGGCGGAGATGTCGGATGCCTTCCCCGAGATCGCCCGTCAGGTGCCTGTGGACATCCCCCATGCCGCCGCCAATGTCGGCAATCTCAAACGCGCCTTCACCGCTGCCGTGCTGCAAGGCGGCGATGTCAAGGCTGCGCTGAGCGAAATCGGTCTGGCGGGAAGCTGA